A region of uncultured Carboxylicivirga sp. DNA encodes the following proteins:
- a CDS encoding group III truncated hemoglobin, which yields MNKPDLNNRDNIEKLVRAFYQKVRKDDLLGPFFNQTITSEEAWEEHLLLLTSFWELNLLDVRGFNGNPGLAHQGVDKAFKHSITTNHFDRWVAIWKETIDEHFEGEKAEYAKMRATNMAKGMYKKVIDKRPGGFIIPGGASGLSFG from the coding sequence ATGAATAAACCAGACTTAAACAACAGAGATAACATTGAAAAACTAGTCAGAGCTTTCTATCAAAAGGTTCGTAAAGATGATTTACTGGGTCCATTCTTTAACCAAACCATTACCAGCGAAGAGGCCTGGGAAGAACATTTGTTACTACTAACATCTTTCTGGGAGCTCAATCTTCTGGACGTAAGAGGATTCAATGGCAATCCCGGATTAGCTCATCAAGGAGTTGACAAGGCCTTTAAACATAGCATTACCACCAATCATTTCGACAGATGGGTAGCAATTTGGAAAGAAACCATTGATGAACATTTTGAAGGCGAAAAGGCTGAGTACGCAAAAATGCGAGCCACAAACATGGCAAAAGGGATGTACAAAAAAGTAATTGACAAACGCCCCGGAGGGTTTATTATTCCGGGCGGAGCTTCGGGATTGTCGTTTGGTTAA
- the sufB gene encoding Fe-S cluster assembly protein SufB — translation MAEDQNKILDEVTGGEYKYGFYTDIEMDTIPKGLTEDVIRMISAKKNEPEYMLEFRLKAFEKWQKMEMPDWAHLNIPEIDFQDIIYYAAPKKKPQLESMDDVDPELRATFDKLGIPLDEQKILSGVAVDAVIDSVSVKTTFKETLAEKGIIFCSISEAVHEFPDLVKKYLGTVVTDSDNFFAALNSAVFTDGSFVYIPKGVRCPMELSTYFRINAMNTGQFERTLIVADDDSYVSYLEGCTAPQRDENQLHAAIVEIIANERAEVKYSTVQNWYPGDKEGKGGIYNFVTKRAICKGDYSKVSWTQVETGSAITWKYPSCILQGDHSVGEFYSVAVTNNYQQADTGTKMIHLGKNTRSLIVSKGVSAGKSQNSYRGLVKVSKRADNARNFSQCDSLLLGDRCGAHTFPYLEIANNSAKVEHEATTSKIGEDQIFYCNQRGLSTEDAVGLIVNGYVKEVINQLPMEFAVEAQKLLQISLEGSVG, via the coding sequence ATGGCTGAAGATCAGAACAAAATATTAGACGAAGTTACAGGAGGCGAATACAAATACGGTTTCTACACCGATATTGAAATGGATACCATTCCGAAAGGATTAACTGAAGATGTGATCCGAATGATTTCGGCGAAAAAGAATGAACCCGAATACATGCTGGAATTCCGTTTAAAAGCTTTTGAGAAATGGCAAAAAATGGAAATGCCGGATTGGGCTCATCTCAATATTCCTGAGATCGATTTTCAGGACATCATCTATTATGCTGCTCCAAAGAAAAAACCACAATTGGAAAGCATGGATGATGTAGATCCGGAATTAAGAGCAACTTTCGATAAACTGGGTATTCCTCTTGATGAACAAAAAATATTATCAGGTGTAGCTGTTGATGCTGTTATAGACAGTGTTTCTGTTAAAACAACATTTAAAGAAACATTAGCAGAGAAAGGCATCATCTTCTGCTCCATCAGCGAAGCCGTGCATGAGTTTCCCGACCTGGTAAAGAAATATCTGGGAACGGTGGTTACCGATTCAGACAACTTTTTTGCAGCCTTGAATTCAGCGGTTTTTACTGATGGTTCATTTGTGTATATTCCTAAAGGAGTTCGCTGCCCGATGGAGTTATCAACTTACTTCCGAATCAATGCAATGAATACCGGGCAGTTTGAGAGAACCCTGATTGTTGCTGATGATGACAGCTATGTAAGTTATCTGGAAGGATGTACGGCGCCTCAGCGAGATGAAAATCAGCTTCATGCTGCTATTGTTGAAATTATAGCTAATGAACGTGCTGAAGTAAAATATTCAACGGTTCAAAACTGGTATCCCGGCGATAAAGAAGGCAAAGGAGGTATTTATAACTTTGTTACCAAAAGAGCCATTTGCAAAGGCGATTACTCCAAAGTTTCGTGGACTCAGGTTGAAACAGGATCGGCTATTACCTGGAAGTATCCAAGCTGTATCTTACAGGGAGACCATTCTGTAGGCGAATTTTATTCAGTTGCTGTTACCAATAATTATCAGCAAGCAGATACCGGAACCAAAATGATTCATCTTGGTAAAAACACACGAAGTCTGATTGTATCCAAAGGTGTTTCGGCAGGTAAAAGTCAAAACTCATATCGTGGATTGGTAAAAGTTTCTAAAAGAGCTGATAATGCTAGAAACTTCAGTCAGTGTGATTCATTGTTATTAGGTGACAGGTGTGGAGCACATACTTTCCCTTATCTTGAGATAGCGAATAATTCAGCGAAAGTAGAACACGAAGCCACCACATCAAAAATTGGTGAAGACCAGATATTTTATTGCAACCAAAGAGGTTTAAGCACCGAAGATGCTGTTGGTCTGATTGTAAATGGTTACGTTAAAGAAGTAATCAACCAGTTACCAATGGAGTTTGCCGTTGAGGCTCAAAAACTTCTTCAGATAAGCCTGGAAGGAAGTGTAGGATAA
- the sufC gene encoding Fe-S cluster assembly ATPase SufC, with product MLVIKDLHAKIEDKEILRGINLEVKPGEVHAIMGPNGAGKSTLSSVLAGNEKFEVSEGSVLFNDKELLELSPEDRAREGLFLSFQYPIEIPGVSMVNFMRTAVNEHRKYRGEDPISASEFLKLMRDKKKLVEIDSNLTNRSVNEGFSGGEKKKNEIFQMAMLEPKLAILDETDSGLDIDALRIVANGVNKLKSPERATIVITHYQRLLDYIVPDYVHVLYKGRIVKSAGKELALELEEKGYDWIKKEFED from the coding sequence ATGTTAGTCATAAAAGATTTACACGCCAAGATAGAAGACAAAGAAATACTGAGAGGTATTAATCTGGAAGTTAAACCAGGTGAGGTTCATGCGATTATGGGACCTAACGGTGCCGGAAAAAGCACCCTGTCATCAGTATTGGCAGGTAACGAGAAATTTGAAGTTAGTGAAGGAAGTGTTTTATTCAATGATAAAGAATTACTGGAATTATCCCCAGAAGACAGAGCTCGCGAAGGTTTATTCTTAAGTTTTCAGTATCCAATTGAAATACCTGGTGTTAGTATGGTAAACTTTATGCGTACTGCTGTTAACGAGCACAGAAAATACAGAGGAGAAGATCCGATTTCTGCCAGCGAGTTTCTAAAGCTAATGCGTGACAAAAAGAAATTGGTTGAAATTGACTCAAACCTTACCAATCGTTCAGTGAACGAAGGTTTCTCCGGTGGTGAAAAGAAAAAGAATGAAATTTTCCAGATGGCAATGCTAGAACCTAAACTGGCTATTCTGGATGAGACTGACTCAGGCTTGGATATTGATGCCTTACGTATAGTTGCCAATGGAGTAAATAAGTTAAAATCACCAGAGCGAGCTACCATCGTCATTACACACTATCAGCGTTTATTAGATTACATCGTACCCGACTATGTGCATGTATTGTATAAAGGTCGTATCGTTAAATCTGCTGGTAAAGAGTTGGCACTTGAATTGGAAGAAAAGGGTTACGACTGGATTAAGAAAGAATTTGAAGATTAA
- the sufD gene encoding Fe-S cluster assembly protein SufD, translating to MNVACRIVNLQEEYIKLFNDQKSLLQSGAPQKMDSLRDDAIKIFEEKGIPSNKVEAYKYTNLQPYFKGSLNVAFTNDAAHNDITQHFHCEVPQLNTYNVFLVNGWFSAKDSDLNLPDGVIVCSMQEADQKAPDVFEKYYGETAPMKEDSLVAMNTAFAQDGAFIYVPKGVVLDKPIQLVNIMTGDEDRLAFQRNLIVVDENAQLKVMLCDHTMSSQRFVINTVTEVFAKENSVFDVYNVQNQHNLTTQVQGIYVHQKKNSNILTNNLTLHAGIARNNVNVTMDDDHCESHVYGLYLSDKNQHVDNSTFINHAKPDCQSFELFKGVMDDSATGAFSGRVYVAQDAQRTNAYQSNNNLLLTDNAKINSKPQLEIYADDVKCSHGATVGQLDDEAMFYLRARGINKEEGRILLMFAFAYEVIEKIRVEPLKEQIRGLVEKRFRGEFDKCDSCVVCGQPGSNASCL from the coding sequence ATGAATGTAGCTTGCCGAATAGTAAATCTGCAAGAAGAATATATAAAACTCTTCAACGATCAAAAGTCATTGTTGCAAAGTGGTGCACCTCAAAAAATGGACTCTCTGCGTGATGATGCAATAAAAATCTTTGAAGAAAAAGGTATTCCTTCCAACAAAGTTGAGGCCTATAAATACACTAATCTTCAACCCTATTTCAAAGGAAGTTTAAATGTAGCATTCACCAATGATGCTGCTCATAACGATATTACACAGCATTTTCATTGTGAAGTGCCCCAGCTGAATACATACAATGTGTTTTTAGTAAACGGATGGTTCTCTGCAAAAGACAGTGACTTGAATCTTCCGGATGGTGTTATTGTTTGCAGTATGCAGGAAGCTGATCAAAAAGCACCAGACGTTTTTGAAAAATATTACGGAGAAACAGCTCCGATGAAGGAGGACAGTCTGGTTGCGATGAATACTGCATTTGCCCAGGACGGTGCCTTTATTTATGTGCCAAAAGGAGTTGTGCTTGATAAACCAATTCAGTTGGTTAATATCATGACTGGTGATGAAGATCGTTTAGCTTTTCAGCGTAACCTGATTGTGGTTGACGAAAATGCTCAATTAAAAGTTATGCTTTGTGATCACACCATGTCATCACAAAGATTTGTGATCAATACCGTTACCGAAGTTTTTGCAAAAGAGAACAGCGTTTTTGATGTTTACAATGTGCAAAACCAACACAACCTTACTACACAGGTTCAGGGTATTTATGTGCATCAAAAGAAAAATTCCAACATATTAACCAATAATCTGACGCTTCATGCAGGCATTGCCCGTAACAACGTTAATGTTACCATGGACGATGATCATTGCGAAAGTCATGTTTACGGATTGTATCTGAGTGATAAAAACCAGCATGTCGATAATTCTACCTTTATAAATCATGCCAAACCTGATTGTCAGAGTTTCGAGCTTTTTAAAGGAGTTATGGATGATTCGGCTACGGGAGCATTTTCAGGAAGAGTTTATGTTGCTCAGGATGCTCAAAGAACCAATGCATACCAAAGCAACAACAACCTGTTGTTGACCGACAATGCAAAAATAAACAGTAAGCCTCAGTTGGAGATTTATGCCGACGATGTTAAATGTAGTCATGGAGCCACTGTTGGACAGTTGGATGACGAAGCTATGTTTTACCTTCGAGCACGAGGTATCAACAAAGAAGAAGGCCGCATCTTATTGATGTTCGCCTTTGCTTACGAAGTTATTGAGAAAATCAGGGTTGAGCCTTTAAAAGAACAAATCAGAGGATTGGTTGAAAAACGTTTCAGAGGCGAATTTGACAAGTGCGATTCTTGCGTGGTATGCGGACAGCCAGGCTCCAATGCCAGCTGTTTGTAG
- a CDS encoding cysteine desulfurase, protein MSIDIQKIRKDFPILDQTVYGKPLAYFDNAATAHKPLQVINAIDEVYTKYNSNIHRGVHHLSNVCTQAFEDARIKVQHFLNAPNAHEVIFTRGTTEAINLIASSFGETFLNKGDEIIVSQLEHHSNIVPWQLLEKRRGIILKVIPINDAGELMLDALDELMSDKTKLVSVAHISNALGTINPIKTIIDKAHARNIPVMIDGAQAVQHVKVDVQALDCDFYVFSGHKIYGPTGIGVLYGKEKWLNQMEPYQGGGEMIQTVSFEGTTFNELPFKFEAGTPDYSGAVGLAAAIDYVNEIGLENIAAYEHELHDYAMEKLAAIPNMRFFGTAKEKASVISFMVGNIHPFDMGTLLDKMGIAVRTGHHCAQPLMQRYNIPGTVRASFAVYNTKEEIDRLIEGVIKVSQLFG, encoded by the coding sequence ATGAGCATAGACATTCAAAAAATACGAAAAGACTTCCCTATTCTGGATCAAACCGTTTATGGAAAACCGTTGGCATACTTCGATAATGCCGCAACAGCACACAAACCGCTTCAGGTTATTAATGCCATTGATGAAGTCTATACAAAATACAATAGCAACATTCACCGAGGCGTGCATCATTTAAGTAATGTATGTACTCAAGCCTTTGAAGATGCCCGTATTAAAGTGCAACATTTTTTGAATGCACCTAATGCTCACGAAGTAATATTTACCCGCGGAACAACGGAGGCAATTAACCTGATTGCATCCTCGTTTGGTGAAACCTTTTTAAATAAAGGTGATGAAATTATTGTTTCTCAACTGGAGCATCACAGCAATATTGTTCCTTGGCAATTACTGGAAAAACGCAGAGGAATAATTCTTAAAGTGATTCCTATTAATGACGCCGGGGAATTAATGCTTGACGCTTTGGATGAGTTGATGAGTGATAAAACCAAACTAGTATCGGTTGCTCACATTTCCAATGCATTGGGAACGATCAATCCAATAAAGACCATCATTGATAAAGCCCATGCTCGTAATATTCCGGTTATGATTGACGGAGCCCAGGCTGTGCAACATGTAAAAGTGGATGTGCAGGCTTTGGATTGCGATTTCTATGTTTTCAGTGGCCATAAGATTTACGGTCCTACAGGAATCGGAGTTTTGTATGGCAAAGAAAAATGGCTGAACCAAATGGAACCCTATCAGGGAGGTGGTGAAATGATTCAAACCGTTTCGTTTGAGGGAACAACCTTTAATGAATTACCATTTAAGTTTGAAGCCGGAACTCCTGATTACAGTGGTGCTGTAGGATTGGCAGCGGCTATTGACTATGTAAATGAGATTGGTTTGGAAAATATTGCTGCTTATGAGCATGAACTACATGATTATGCCATGGAGAAATTAGCAGCTATACCAAACATGAGATTTTTTGGAACAGCCAAAGAAAAGGCAAGTGTAATTTCCTTTATGGTAGGAAATATTCATCCTTTTGATATGGGCACATTGCTTGATAAGATGGGCATAGCAGTAAGAACCGGTCATCATTGTGCACAACCACTGATGCAACGGTATAATATCCCGGGTACAGTTCGCGCATCTTTTGCCGTTTACAATACCAAAGAGGAAATAGACCGATTAATTGAAGGCGTCATCAAGGTGAGTCAACTTTTTGGTTGA
- a CDS encoding SufE family protein gives MTINEIQEEIVEEFSVFDDWMDKYSYLIEIGNDLDGFQEENRLDNNLIEGCQSKVWLHAELTDGKIFYTADSDAIIVKGIVALLVKVMSGRTPDEILESELTFVEKIGLKEHLSPTRSNGLVAMIKQIRLYALAFKAKQA, from the coding sequence ATGACCATTAACGAGATACAGGAAGAGATTGTTGAAGAGTTTTCAGTATTTGATGACTGGATGGATAAATATTCGTATCTGATTGAGATCGGTAACGACCTTGACGGTTTTCAGGAAGAGAACCGTTTGGATAATAACCTGATTGAAGGATGCCAGTCCAAAGTGTGGTTACATGCAGAATTAACAGACGGAAAGATATTTTATACTGCTGACAGCGATGCGATTATTGTAAAAGGCATCGTTGCTTTACTTGTTAAAGTAATGAGTGGTCGTACACCGGACGAAATTCTGGAAAGCGAACTTACTTTTGTTGAAAAAATAGGTTTGAAAGAGCATCTTTCTCCTACCCGATCAAATGGTTTGGTTGCCATGATCAAACAAATTCGTTTATATGCATTGGCTTTTAAAGCCAAACAAGCCTAA
- a CDS encoding SUF system Fe-S cluster assembly protein, producing the protein MGTEFLQLESQIIEVLKSIFDPEIPVNIYDLGLIYEIDVDEEGKARIVMTLTSPNCPVAESMPEEVHDKVSAIEGVTHVDLNLTFDPPWTKDMLSEEALLELGLL; encoded by the coding sequence ATGGGAACTGAATTTTTACAATTAGAAAGCCAAATAATCGAAGTGCTTAAAAGCATCTTCGATCCTGAAATACCTGTTAACATCTACGATTTAGGTTTGATTTACGAGATTGATGTTGATGAAGAAGGCAAAGCCCGAATCGTTATGACATTGACTTCACCTAACTGTCCGGTGGCTGAATCAATGCCGGAAGAAGTGCATGATAAAGTATCGGCTATTGAAGGTGTCACACATGTAGACTTGAACCTTACTTTTGATCCGCCATGGACTAAAGACATGCTTTCGGAAGAGGCTCTTCTTGAACTTGGTTTGCTTTAA